From Camelina sativa cultivar DH55 chromosome 7, Cs, whole genome shotgun sequence, one genomic window encodes:
- the LOC104702889 gene encoding LOB domain-containing protein 10-like, with protein MASTPCAACKLLRRKCTQECVFAPYFPPTNPQKFICVHRVFGASNVTKILNDLHPDQREETVNSLFYEAEARIRDPIYGCVGLISFLQQYLKKVQQDLVTAKEELSGYMGPDAVIPPPYLPPLGNNPPPNFMMSMEGMPLGVIPQGEPLMIREPNLSQQHQPQDEQLQFMASDAQRIAAMMMERGDQQGMFNGYGIDNNGSVTATGYNQMDVNDHGAGGSLSGPSLALGSFGDPYQMGQEADHGHINHDQIQTQLMLQPPLQEGQEQTEVGQFLMQPMGQENLHEEEEDGELEPPVKWRKSENKEASF; from the coding sequence ATGGCTTCAACACCTTGTGCGGCATGCAAGCTCTTGAGGCGCAAATGCACTCAAGAATGTGTGTTTGCGCCGTATTTTCCACCGACTAATCCTCAAAAGTTTATATGTGTTCACCGAGTCTTTGGAGCAAGCAATGTAACAAAGATCCTTAACGATCTCCACCCTGACCAACGTGAAGAAACTGTTAATTCTCTCTTCTATGAAGCCGAGGCGCGTATACGTGACCCAATCTATGGATGCGTTGGACTCATATCCTTCTTACAACAATACCTCAAGAAAGTCCAACAGGATCTTGTCACTGCTAAAGAAGAGCTTTCTGGTTACATGGGACCTGATGCTGTGATTCCGCCGCCTTACCTTCCTCCTCTAGGTAACAATCCTCCACCCAATTTCATGATGTCTATGGAAGGAATGCCACTTGGAGTGATCCCTCAAGGAGAACCCTTGATGATACGTGAACCAAACTTGTCTCAGCAACATCAACCGCAAGATGAGCAGTTGCAATTCATGGCTTCTGATGCACAGAGAATTGCTGCAATGATGATGGAGAGAGGGGATCAACAAGGGATGTTCAATGGCTACGGAATTGACAACAATGGGTCGGTTACAGCCACGGGTTATAACCAAATGGATGTGAATGATCACGGTGCTGGTGGGTCGTTGTCTGGACCATCTCTTGCTTTAGGAAGCTTTGGTGATCCTTATCAGATGGGTCAAGAGGCAGACCATGGTCATATCAACCATGATCAAATTCAGACACAGCTCATGCTTCAGCCTCCATTACAAGAAGGTCAAGAGCAAACAGAGGTAGGACAGTTTCTGATGCAACCAATGGGACAAGAGAATCTccatgaagaagaggaggatggAGAGCTTGAACCACCGGTTAAATGGAGGAAATCTGAGAACAAGGAAGCTAGTTTTTAA
- the LOC104702891 gene encoding cold-regulated 413 plasma membrane protein 3, protein MEKIEFLAEFQVAAEKLSHSNGVLVMITLFLRWVACFAAVFLMILDGTKWKYPNNMLTSLLAPYLCASLPLVIFQFFRAGFGKWIALFTVVLRLFLPNHFPELLEIPSATILFIVATPRDLVDAFRDDLKYTGGNVSLLTSFYLLDRHTKACGGFKNSFTQKDKLTYTICLYILSFYPFFSAFASLFY, encoded by the exons aTGGAAAAGATTGAGTTCCTGGCTGAGTTTCAAGTCGCGGCAGAGAAGCTAAGCCACAGCAACGGAGTCCTAGTTATGATCACGTTGTTCCTAAGATGGGTCGCGTGCTTCGCTGCTGT TTTCCTGATGATTTTGGATGGAACGAAATGGAAGTACCCAAACAACATGTTGACTTCACTATTAGCTCCCTACCTCTGCGCTAGCCTTCCTCTCgttattttccaattttttag GGCGGGATTTGGGAAATGGATCGCACTCTTTACAGTTGTTCTCAGGCTTTTTTTACCAAACCATTTTCCTG AATTGCTAGAGATCCCAAGTGCAACGATTCTTTTTATTGTGGCTACACCGAGGGATTTAGTGGATGCATTCAGAGACGACCTGAAATATACGGGAGGTAATGTGAGTCTTCTGACGAGCTTTTACCTTCTAGATAGACACACTAAAGCTTGTGGTGGTTTCAAAAACTCATTCACTCAAAAGGACAAATTGACTTACACCATTTGTCTTTATATTCTCTCTTTCTACCCTTTTTTCTCCGCATTTGCTTCCCTCTTCTACTAA
- the LOC104702890 gene encoding uncharacterized protein LOC104702890: protein MASTVSLSLLSGGCGALQARCARTAYVSPRAAHPSKPAPPTFSLSGASRRNMLFSLTAATVVTGLQPASMAEDIPFFGIRKKLKKAEEEAVEIVKEGFETAEKGVDAAEKGLEAAERGVETAEKEIVTAVSFNGLTQAGAVVAAEFIGVLLATSVVNGILGPEAQKS from the coding sequence ATGGCTTCGACTGTTTCGCTTTCTTTACTCAGCGGTGGTTGCGGAGCTCTCCAGGCACGTTGCGCACGCACTGCGTATGTTAGCCCACGAGCAGCGCATCCTAGCAAACCAGCGCCTCCTACGTTTTCACTATCCGGCGCCTCTCGTAGGAatatgttgttttctttaacGGCTGCGACGGTGGTGACGGGACTTCAGCCCGCATCAATGGCGGAGGATATTCCGTTTTTCGGTATaagaaagaagctgaagaaggcagaagaagaagcggtGGAGATCGTTAAAGAAGGTTTCGAGACGGCGGAGAAAGGAGTTGATGCGGCGGAGAAAGGATTAGAAGCGGCGGAGAGAGGTGTAGAGACAGCGGAGAAGGAAATCGTGACCGCGGTTAGTTTTAATGGATTGACACAGGCCGGAGCAGTCGTGGCCGCTGAGTTCATCGGAGTTCTCCTCGCCACGTCAGTGGTGAATGGGATTTTAGGACCAGAAGCTCAGAAATCGTAG